Genomic segment of Coffea arabica cultivar ET-39 chromosome 1e, Coffea Arabica ET-39 HiFi, whole genome shotgun sequence:
gcatATGGATTACACTCAAGAACTTGCataatttttctaatcacaTTTTCAGATAATCTAGGACAAGCTGCTAATCGATTGCTTACTTCAGCTTCAAAATCATTGAAATATAACTGTAAATTATTACTATGGCCATTGCTTGAATTGAAATCATTCAGAAAATGATATATTTGTCCTTGAATTCTAAAAGTGTAAATTCCTTTATTCCTTTTTGAGAGAGTCAAATCAGCTTTAACACCGAAGGAAGTAAATCCAAAATGATTATTATACGTTCTAATAAGAGTTCTAAAAGATTGTGCCTCTTGTGAAGATGAAGTCAATAGCTCCTTAAAGATATCTGGAATTTTATTTTGAGCTAGAACAACTTCACCATCTTGGCAACAAAAATATGCTGTCTCAGAAAAAAACTTCTTCGCTCCACAATGAGGACAATCTAGTTGGCGTGGTAGGATATCAGCTTTGTCAGGAATTATATCCAACAAAGCTCTTCCTGTTTTGCACCCTCTTcctaaaatataattattttagaGCACTTAGTAGTCAAATCATTCAATTGATTTTAATGCTAGTTTAAAAACAGATATTAGAAAACTTAAAAGTATTAACTATAGACCTGGCTGAGTTTTTTTCAGAGATGATCTGCGATGTTTCGAACGAGATCGAGAAGTACGCTGAACATCAACAACTGAAGAACACTCATTCACAATCGTGATGCTTCTTCGATTTTCAATTATATTTGTAGAAGCAATAGATTTAGATTTTGCTCtcaatcttttgtttttccatcTAAAATAGGCCAGTCTCCtatattctttcttatttattaCCTCTCCATGATATATTTCAGAATATTCAAGAGGGCTCTTATCATAAGAACCAATTGATCTAGattttcctctcaattttttCTGTTTCCATCTAAAGTAGGCCTGTCTCCtatattctttcttatttaTCACCTCTTCATGATATATTTCAGAATATTCAAGAGGTCTCTTATCATAAGATATAACAGATGTACTACCTATTATAGGTATATGCCTATTCACAGAAAGGGCAGGAATATAATTAGCTAGTTCCATATCTAGATTTGATATTTCAGAATAACTAATTTTTCCTTTAACGTTTGCAACTTGTTCACTCTGAAACTGATTTTCTATAACAAATGGTTCCTCATTGCAGTTCACTTGTGACGAACCAGCAGGTTCAACATCACAGAGGTTGATTAAAGATGAATTCATTGTAGGCAAACAATGCTTGTCAGTAGAATCAGAGGTATACTGAACTTCTCCAGTATTTTTTGGAGGAAAGTAAACATTTTTACCTCTGCAGTCATTTGGCAGAATTGCATTCCTATCGATGTGATTTTGTGAAGCACATGTTTCAACAGAGTGCTTTTCACGCATGTCATTCTCACAGTTGATTACAAAAGGAGAATATGGTTGAGAAACAGAAGAATCAAGAGTAAACTTCATATGCTCAGTCACCATATTTAAGtttgtctttttgtttctttccaacaTTGTTAGATCAAGGGAATCATCAAACATCTCATCTATCAATCTAAAACCTgtactaaattttctttttttcttcattttgaaaCACAGAACATCAAAATCTAATTTTACTATAAACAAAGCAAGATACTAAACCAAAGGCACACAAAATGACAGAATCAAAGCATCTTAGAATAGCTAAAACtaactaatatatataaaatgacaACCTTAAGATCAAACAGCTAACCCGAAGTACAATGATACTAAATGATGTAATTATTGAATAGATAAACAGCTAACAACATCATGCaacatttgaaattaaaaacagAGGGAAAAGTAAACCATCATAGCATAACATCAAACACATCGCGTTTCTTATAATTAAGAGAAAGCAATAAACAGAGGCAACAACAGTGGGAAAAAAATTGCAGTTCAAATCAGAAGGCAAGAAAATAGAAACATACCTATATTTTCTTTGCTCGCCTGAATGTTGGCAAAAGTCCGGCACCATttgaaattaatataaaaatagAGGAAAAAGTAAACGTAAGCTAATCGAAAAATTAGCATCATAATTATTCTTTTATGCATAATATAAAAGACATGGCAGTCTTTAATTAACGGAAGGCAATAAATAAACAGAAGGTAAGAACATTCATCAAACTAAAAAATTGCAGGTCAAAATAAAAAGACACAGAATAGAAAATACCTAGATTTTCTTCACTCGTCTGCTGAAGACCGGCAAAACTGAGAAACAAAAGTATATATAGGGCTGGGAATAGTAGATTTTGAAAGCTGTATCATAGCATAAGTCGGTAGAGCAGCCATCCCTAAAATGAGCTGATTTTGGGGAAAAAGAGATTTCAGTGAGCTGTTTTTTGGGGCAAAAAAAGAATTGACGCGAATTGGGCGACTTTTTAAGAGGCAATCGAAAGGAAGTACAATTAGTTGCTCGAGGAATTGACAGAAAATCGAAGATTTTGCAGGGTCGTAgattttggggaaaagaaattTTACTGACCTAATTTTTGGGGCAGGACAAAACTTCACGTGCTTGTGGAGGATTTTCTGGGTTGCAATCAAAGTGAAGGACAATTTAGTTGTTGAAGGAATTGGTGAGAAACTGAAAGTTTTGCAGGCCGATATAGTATAGCGACCTATTCAATCGAGAGAACGAAAAAGGCTATTCGACAGAAAAGAAGGAGAAGGGAATTCTGGctaaatcaagaagaaggaagttcaATGACTAATAAGACCATTAAGGTGGTGTTGACTAACTTCATCATCAGTCATCAGTCATATACTAACGGGCAAGCACATTACTTCTAACGGACATAACTCCATtaatttatataattatataattaatcATATAATCTAATTCAAAACAGCCCATGTGATAAAAGGGCCCACAAATAGTCTATAATTACTTGCACTTGATcagaaaattataaaagaaatattttcaaatatacaaaaataatCTTAAATAGTTAGCAACTATTTAATGAGCTAGTTTTCATAAAAGGATTCAATTGACCTTTCACATCAAttaaaaaccaaacaaaaggAACAAATGCAAATAATTAAACCATTGTTACCAATTAGCCCCTAAATAGTAAGGAACTATTAAGACTTTGAATTTGAAGACCATGCCTGAAATAGACATTTCTCACTTTTTGGtagaaaaaaaccaaaaaaaaccagaaaacaaaCTCCTTTCTCTAACAatatagtgacacttggcatTCAATGGAGAACTTCAATTGTTCTCTTATCTAGTtggtagatatatatatatatatatatatatatatataagttgaAGTTTAGGTGAATTCAACTTCAATCATCAGTGCGGGTGAAGGCATGCTCTCGAAATTATAAAGTTTTTACAAATCATTCACTAACAAAATTTTCACATCCGCAGCGCGAATCGAGCATACAGTATTTTGTGAAGAGGTGTCCGTTCTTATTAATTGATCCAACTTGGATCAGCAAATCCTTAGCTGCTATACCAAAAGGGGTGCAATATTGAAAGCGGTTTGTTTAGAAAATCAAGAGTCAGAATGCATATTTCTATTAAGGAGTTCCGTTTAGAAATTGAATTTAATTTAACtataaacacaaaaataactCAAGTAGTTTTAAAATAACTCAAATGTTCAAGATTGAGATTATAAGAAATTAGAGGTTTTGAGTTTAAATCCCATCTCTCCtcgtcaattttttttaaattcaagtAATTTTAAATCAATTTAATACTTGTACAATTTAGTAATAAAACTTAATTCGATTGAGAGTTTTGGAATTCAATTTAGTACATAAAATTTTCCTAGTATCTTTCCATATATAAGTTTGAGTAGAATTTGGTGTAAAAAAATAATGTTATTAATTAGTTTACCAAATATGCACTTCCAATATTCATTATTATCTATCCACATCTTATCTATTAAACTATCTCTACGTAACTATCACTACAATAAAGATGCACAAACACACACATACCCCCCACTTTATTAGCCTAACAAAACTTTTAACGAGGCAATAATTGCCATCgctgagtttttcaaaaattagttttttaaatactattaaaattttaaaaaaatactctaaaaggtactctaaaaagtaatctaaatttttttaatatttaaaaaatatcccaaaatatattttgaaaacttttctactcttaaatattccaaaatattttttaaaataattctaAAATATACTATAAAAACTCTAGTACAGTaaacttttttaaaaatacctcaaaAAAGGGCTAATCCAAACGCATTCTTCCATCCATATTTCTAAGACAAAACCTCCAATAACTACTAAAAATTTTAacaattaatatttttttttaatttttttctttcggATTTACCACATATAGGTGTGCCATTCCCTAATGGTAGGACATTGTCAAAACATATAAACCGACGGCCACCCCAAGCAGCCGTCTTTCTCTCTCCCAGCCACTGCCGGCAAGGCCAACCTCCTGCCAAATTGACCACGAACACAGCCCAGCCTTTTCAAATATCTCTCTTTTTGGTGACTTCATACCatttatttttgtcattttagttCTAATTTGCTATGCCTCAGAACTTTCTAGGCATTCAAGAATATCACTAAAACTCCTCGTCGGAGTTTCAAGAATCAATCAACCCAGCTGAAAAAgctaagaaagaaagaaagaaagaaacccaTATCATGGATGGTTTGTCCCTGAGCCCTCTTTACATTAGCAACTTGATATCTTTGTTTTGAAATTAAACTACAGACACAGTGGTTTGCAATGTTCAATCTAGAAAAAAATAGTAATTCTATTGGAGAGTATGGATGATGAGACGATGGTGATACTGATACAAGTTCTGTTGAGTGAAAATAGTTAAGTTCGTTGTGGAGAGAATTTAAACTTAGCCTCCGTTGTAGCATGCATGTATGCACTTCTGTTCAACTTTTTGTAGGTGTTCGAGGGTTACGAGGCTTTGGGGAAAGGTTCAGTGTTGTTATTTGCTGTTACTATCCATTTCTGTATATTAGATGTATCTGTGTACTATTCATTGTCGGCTTTGGAGGGTTGCCTGTTGTTTCAGTTGGCTGAGGAAGGAAGGAGAAATGCACTTAGCTAAGCCATCTTTTACTTGTGATTGTGCGAGTTCGTTTAAAAAAGAGCTATCTAGTTgattatttttctctttctttttttattttggtttaaacTGGTTGCAGGGAAAGGAACAATGCTGGTATTTTGAATGTGCCAATCAACTTAATTTGACAGATAATTAGACAATAGAGTATAGAAATGGGAATATATCCCTTTTTCTTATGTATATAGGACTTGAAACTTCAAGTGGAAAGCTAGTTTTGGTGATAATAGTTATGATGCTAATCATTATTATCATTGCatactctttctttttcttttttggttttaagTGGTAGAAGTATCGGAGTTCATAAGACTTTGGCTGGGGCCTTTTATCTTCTGATGGCAACGTGCTGTTACTTTGAGCATTCTGATCAATGCGTTGCATGTTTGACTGTAATGTAAATGAAATGGAGTAATGCCTCTGCTGATTGACTTTCTCTGTGGGGCTTCTAGTCGATGCACAGCCAACTATGGAGGAGACCATTCTGGTTGGGGATGACTTGATGATGGGGCCACCATCACCATTCATTCCCCCAGAAATCGCATCTCACGTGCTCGAAGGTGTGGATTTATGTGATGGAATTTTGAGGAACTTATTCTTGTGTAAGTTTCGTCCTTGGCCTTTCTTTTAGGCATTTGGGCATGTTCAATGATGTTTATCCTCTATCATTTGATTTTATGCTATAGGCTTGCAGATCAATGATATTGAACCTTTCTGTCAGGATGAGATTGCTCTCTACCGGCAATGTGCAGAGAAAAGGGTGAGTATATTTGACTATGTGCTTGATTTTGTTGCTTCCTGCATGGTATAGTGTTAGTCTATTAGAAATAAATGTCTGAGGTGTTCTGCCTGTAATATATTTATGAACTGCTTCGATTGAGGTTTCTTTTTGCAGGACAAGGAACTGAGACAACGGCTTCAAGATAGTGAGCGTAAGTTAGGGATGTCAATGCCCTTACAAGAAGCTAAGGAAAGATCTACCCAGCTGGAATCAGAAGTGACATTGTTGGAGAGGTAATATACATCTAGCAGCGAATGGTTTGGTTATAGCGAAGAACATCTTTGTAACTTGTTCCTTTGGTAAtggaattttttaaattttatcaaaacatCAGAAGTTCGTATTATTCTGTAAATTTTCTGATGTCTCCATGGTCTTTTGGCAACTGATGGGGGCAGGACTGAAGTATTGTTCTTTTACCAAGGATGGTGATACTCTGTACATAATTATGAAGTCTAGTATTGAGTAATAGATTGTGTTTTGGTCTAATATTGAACAGGGATGTGGGAAAGAATGTAGCCTTCTCAGTTAAATATGAGGCCACAAATTTGAAGTCTAAATTTGTTTTGGGAGAATGCGTTTCAATTAGACTCGTGTTTGTTGTCAAACTAGCTTTTGGACTCACAATTATATAGATGTGATTCACCTTTGACTTGGATCAGAATTTTATAAAGAAAAGAGCCATTATGAAATTGATTAGCACCTGTCAaaatttagctattttccacaCTACCTTGTCTATAGTTGTTTACCATCTGTAACTTCTTCTGCATGCCTTCTATTGTCTTTAATTGATTGACTTGCTCATCCACCATATTGTTTTCAAGGAATGGACTTATCACTTATAGCTCTGAGGAAAATGAGAATAAGAATACAAcgggaaagaaaatgaaatcagcAGAAGCCTGGCTTTTTTACAACTTTTACACATTGTCTTGTCAAAGAATTACTTGTAGATCCTTATTattgtttccttgttttttaGACGACTGATTTTGGCAAGTGGAACAGAAGGCGTGGAAGGGTTTCGTGAGAGATGGAGTCTACATGGTCGCCTTACTGATACCAAGTAATGAGAATTACTTTTCCATTTGCACGGATCAAGTAATTTAGAGCATTATACTTGCTTTTGGACTTTACATTGAAGCAtggtatctttttcttttttcttttttttttttggtagaggTCTAAACCACTTAATTGAATGACAAGACCACAGTTATTTGTCTTCTGGGATCTTTATAGTTACTAAGTGGACTTGCATGTTTGGATGAGGGTTAGACTAGCCCGAGCACCACTAAATGTCGATTTCATTATATAAGAACTGCGTTTTTATGACATCAATTCTTTTAAACTGCAAACTCGTCATTCTTATGACGTATTTTGTGGTTTCTGTTATTTGAGCATTTTGTATGTGGTTCTTCCTTAGGGTGCATACTTCATTTCAGATGCTTTAACTGCTTATGTAGTGCTTCTGAGTTGGTAGATTCTTCACTTCATTTGTGCTGGCACATGCTACATGTGTGTGTGCATGCATGTGTGTATGCTTTTCCCGggtgtgtgtatgtgtttctTAATGTGTCCGTGTGTCTTAGAGAGGGAGAGTCTGTAAAACGCCACCAATTCTTAATACAGGAGTCAGGTGGAATGTAGATATTGGTTAAGGCACTATTAGAGGTGCCCAATAACTTACCTAGCCTTGTATGTGTATTTTTTCTAAATAAAACAATATTGTGCCAACTGTAAGCTAGCACTAGCCTTGtaccaaaattttgttttaatagtGTGGCTACTGTTAACTAGCACCATGAGATTGTGGGGATGGAAGTAAAATCAAACTGGAAACTACGTCCCTGAACTTCTTCCAGATGCATGTGCTGATAGGTGAATTATATCACAGGTTTGGGATGGTTCCTCATCTGCTTCATCTATGGATTAGATTTGTTACCCATCATCCCCTGTAGCTTGTGGCCTGATGTTATGTTCTTTCTTTATTTGGGTTTAAGAATGACTTTGGCCTTTTGCTTTATTGTTTCCAGTCATTTGCCTGCTATTGTTTTCTTCTCTCCGGGGTCATACTGACTTTTTTTGAGGAGCTAAAGCACATAGTTTTGTCTGATCTTTTCTGTTGAGTGACCTGTAAACTTTTTCTAAATTGATTGCAGGAAAAGGCTTGAGGCACTGAAGCAAGGAATGGAAAACCAGAACAAGAACGAAATAGTTCCTGATTCAAACACCAAGAGAAGATGGTTTTTCTGGTGAAATTCAAAGCAAATATTGTGCATTTGCTTTGAATGTGGACATGAATGTGGAATTTGACTTCCTTGAGAATAGAAGGATCCAATTGCTGTGAGCATCAAAATCAAAACAGAACAATCTCTTGCACGGGCTTAACTTGCTTTTAGAACCTGTGCGTGGGAAGTATTCTGGGGGACCCGTCCTAGCCTCGGTGATCTTTTCCGTAGGCATTAACTTAGTTGTAGCTGTGTAAACTGGCGTCGTTAACTCGTTATTCATACTCTGGAAGGAAGGCCTTATTTTCTCGAATCAATTTTTAGTTAAAAGTGAGCAGCTTTGTAGGGTAGTCATAGGGTGAGGAATTTATTAGCAAATGAGTGGTGCTATTACTCTTGTATCCAGTTCATTGTTGAGAGATGCATTAATTGATGCTTTACTCGAGTTGCCAAATCAAAAGCGTATATGTAGCATATGGGTGGATGTATATTAATTCTTCCATATACATGGGAGATCTGAGAAATTATTTACATTCGATTCCTCTCCTCCATCCCTGGCTGGCCCTTCAATACCCACATCTCAATGGTCTCTCTGACTTCCGGGCATTTGGCTTTACCAGCAATAATCTGCTGTAAAATGCAATGCTACAAAAGGTGCATAAATAACACTGGTAGGAGCCAAGTAAGCCGAGCACggaatttaatttatttcagaGCAAACCTCTGCACGCCATGGGTGCCGCCCAGTCTCTGACTTTTGGTGGAAACCCGATACCACAGCCAAGCCACCCCATAGCATGTCATCCTTGGGCGCTGCTCCTGTTGCATGAAAGATTGCATGTCCCAGAAACCAGCAATTTCCTTGTAAATCTCGCAGGTTTCACACGTATTCGACAGTTGCTTTGCATCCCAAGTTTGTTTCACAGGATAAGGTACATCTCATCACCAAAACTGACTGACTTCCAAGATCCAGGAAGTACACTCTTGAAGTAGCTGAAATTTCTGATCCTGTGCGATGTTTAGAAAAACTTGCATCTTGTTACGGAACTCTGAGACATCTTCCTTGCACCTAAATGACCCAGCACATGAGCAATGCTCAGCTAAGTGTGCAGCTTTAATCTGGTTGCACTTGAGGCATACCAAGTCCTGCAGATGGTAGAGTCGCTCTCTCTGCCTTACGATCTGTAGAAGAGCATTCTCCATTAGCTCGCGATCATAAGGTTGCCCACATTGAGGCACGGCACAACGCCATTCCTGACCTAGTAAAGCTCTGTCACGGCATAAATCTAAGTCTCTGCACTCGTTGCAATAGCTGGCAATATTGGTAGAGAAATGAGAAACGTATATATAattcaaatgagaaaagattGCACAGAAAATAGCACATAAACCAACATtaacaaataaagtaaaaaaaaaacgaacAGATAAGTTCTTTACAACTGAATTGTTTGTTTATGTTAACCTTGCAAATCAATGCTTTCAACAGAGACTGGTCTATCGCCACACATGCCAAAAAGTTCACAGAAATTTTCTATTCAGCCCCATGACCGATGACTAGTATATAGATACTCTTACTGTTTATACCTGCAAATGACATTTGGTAGAGTGAAAGATGGAGATTGATTGTAAAATTCAGCCTCTGGTGCAAATTCTCGCACACGGACAAATTTAAGCAGATTCTTCCTCATGATCTGCTCAACAGTGATTACAAGATTCGTCAGAAAAAGGCTCTTACTATTGAGAACATCAGGGAGCAGAAAATAGTGGGAAAATAGCTGGTGCCAGATAGCACACTACAATTTGAAAAGATCACTTGTGCATGAATGAAATCAACAACAATATCTAATGCCTAAACCCAATAATTTCAATAGTCATGGATAAATTAACTAATACTTCAAAAAAAACATGGAAGCTTTCCATCTTTCGAGCAGAAAATAGACTTAGTAAACATAAACA
This window contains:
- the LOC113706246 gene encoding uncharacterized protein isoform X1 encodes the protein MDVDAQPTMEETILVGDDLMMGPPSPFIPPEIASHVLEGVDLCDGILRNLFLCLQINDIEPFCQDEIALYRQCAEKRDKELRQRLQDSERKLGMSMPLQEAKERSTQLESEVTLLERRLILASGTEGVEGFRERWSLHGRLTDTKKRLEALKQGMENQNKNEIVPDSNTKRRWFFW
- the LOC113706246 gene encoding uncharacterized protein isoform X2 yields the protein MDVDAQPTMEETILVGDDLMMGPPSPFIPPEIASHVLEGLQINDIEPFCQDEIALYRQCAEKRDKELRQRLQDSERKLGMSMPLQEAKERSTQLESEVTLLERRLILASGTEGVEGFRERWSLHGRLTDTKKRLEALKQGMENQNKNEIVPDSNTKRRWFFW